GAGAGAGAAGCTGGATAGGATCATTTAATGGCAACGCACATTCatttgaaactttttaattaaacagaaTACTGtgacaaattattttaacgaGCTTTTAGcattgcaatttaaaaatgagaatCGCTTTAAGGACGCATATGTCAACCCAAAACAGACGCGAAAGGCCCATCAACGCTAAAAAACAAGACATTAGGGGTCACAATCCCAACcaacaatcagaaaaaaaattaagcacgaaaaacaaaaaaaaacaacaaagtacCGCCCAAGAAATCtgcttaaaacaattatttcagaataattGGCTTTAATTGCTGCCAGCAGCTTCAGCCACGACAACGTCGTCGCCCAAGAGGGAAAACTTATGCCCAAGTGTAGGTCATAATGGCATCTATCAGTGGGCGACGGCCGTGGGCAGTCGAGGGTTAAGGGGGCTAAGAGGGTTAAGGGAGCGGAAGCGGAAACAAGCAATTTTGCGGCAAAGTTACGAGTGCCGCagacaagaaaaacaaaaacgtggCGATAAGAAAGCCAAGATGACTCCAAAGTGTGCAAGTTTTCATTCTCTTGCCAAAGTAACTCAACAAGTTCTTGCCCTAGATATGgccaattttataattaacagACTTTGTTTAAGATTTTGTCTGCTTTATACGGCAAAAAAAACTGGTATGTTTTGGGCTGAATAAAACCGGATGTCATGTTAAACCAGAGCAAGCGGAACGATCTAGTTGATATAACCATTTAAAAAGAGTAAAACCATTAAGGCCACAAGCAACAAACCACTGAGGGTAAACAAAGTTGTGCGTTGGAAGGAAGAGTGGCCACTGTTTGTTGTGTTCAAGACCAAAGTCTGAAACTCGCCCTAATTGCCGACTTCAACTGCTCGAGTACACCTCGCAATGGCTCTGCAAGATTAATGGCGGAATTAAAAACCAAGCCATGTTCTTGTGTGTGCGTCGAGCATtgcacttaattaaaaatgtttgcctaAATTATGTACAGACAATTAGAGCGGCAGACGGGCCAGACAGGCATTTCCGCAATTTGCGGTTAGAATTTTTCCCATGCCACCGAAGTTCATTGTTGGGGGTGAAACATGAGCTTCCCCCCTGCGCCAAACCAACTTTACCGGGGTTGTTATGAGAAAAATCTGAGTGGAAGAAGTCCTTAAGTGGCAGCCgctttatatatttgtgcTGTGGCCATTTTTACTGCGAACAGTGCTAATTAATTGCTTAAACAATTGCACTCCTAATGGCAGCCGCATTGTTGTGGGCCCCCGTTGCGTATACTTAATGCGCGAAATTATTTCACGCTCACTTACAAGTGTCACAATTTCGAGTTGTGTCCTCGTCGCCGCTCCAAATGAGACCGCATAAATTTTGCAGCCATCCCGCCAGCCACGCGCCACAAATGCAATAATTGCGCATTTTGCAACGCGACCCTGGCCAAATGTGTGACACTTGGCCAGAAGAGGACTTGGCCCTTGGGCCACATACGCCATAATGCCATGGTAAATATTTGTCCACGACATGCGTACCAAATTGTAATTAAGCGAATATCATTTCTCGCAGACACTCAGTGAACAGTGATATGTGTTTTGGATTGAGGTTTTGGTCTTTGAGGGCTTGGGgtctttattatttgtttattttgatcgATCCATAGATCTTTCTACTTAGACTTGCAGCACTGATCCTTGGGTCCTTGCTTGCACACGCACTTGCAGTCCTGGTTGCAGGCGCAATTGTCGCCTCACTTGGTGTCCGTGCACTTGCAgtctgaaaaaatattttaatttacttatttatctacattttatagttaatttttgtaaattgtaaCTCACTAGCTCCGCAATTTTTGCAAGCCattgttaaacaaatatttatttgtatgtgGTTAATAAATAACTTGTGGGTGCCTTGGGTATTTATAGGTTTAACCACCAACAAAGTGACGCGTTAACATTTTACACTCTATTTTGATTGATAAGCTAGAACGTGCGCAAAATCAACAGAAATTGCACGAGGTAAGACCTCACGACACTATCAGTAAAATAAGCTTTATAAGAAATTATGAtaagattatatatatatacatgaaTATATTACACTGAGGTAAAACCTGACAAATGGCTATCCGAGAAGTCAAACCAACGCTCCTCAGCTGGActgttttccaaaaaatgtattccttaaaatgttttttaaatgagcCACTTATGGGCACGCTTTCCATTTTAAAGTCCAAGATAgtcttaaaacttaatttaaggCATTGTTGTCCATGATTACATTAGATTTAGGAATTTTTGCCCCTGAGTGTGCTTTTAGATCGTTTTTGAATTAGCATCAAGGAACATATGTTTGGTCTCACAACGATTTTGTTCCGTGTTAACTATCCCCAATCCAACCCTAATACGTACTACTTGTTATGCGCACTCGTCGTCCAAGGGGTTAAGAGTGAAATTACCGCaaattgcaaaagtttttaattgtttatctCTCGGTTGGTGGGTGGAGAGCCGGGGACCGGTTCTGAATCTGTGGTCCCCGGTCTCGGGTGAAACATTAGCGCAGCTTGGCCCTCGCACCCATGTTGTCCTTGTCGCAATCAGCAAACAAAAATCTCGTCGGGCGGATGCAGAAATTAGCCCAGTCTCTAGCTCGAGTTTGCTAGCTTGTGGCACTCACAGGATGaggtcaaattattaatttaatatgcatcCGTGCCGCCTCGGACTTTGGACTTTGCCCGACTCTTCGACTTCCGTTTGCCGCAGCCGGcagttttgggctttttttttccccccgtttttggttttgtggcCCACTGGCCAACTAAAGTGGCCAGCGAAATGGCCACCATTTCCGCATCATCCTGCGCTTTTTCGGTGGCTTTGCGTTGCCTGATTAACGTTTAAACTCATTAAGATAACGCAATTTTTGGCGCTCCGCTGGATTTTACTTTCGAGCAGCTGCGCCCGAAGGTCCAAAGGAGAAGTTGGGCGTCGGGTTCAAAGGTCAGCAAGCTGGAAATCTGTTGCCATTGTCTGAGGCTCGCAGTTTTGTAATTGGTTTGTAAACAATTTCACCGGCTCTTTGACAATTTGCCtggccattttcatttttaggGGGCTAATTGCAAATTTCGCTGTTCCAGCTGGGAGCTTCTTATCAAAATTGAAGTCCGCATTTTCGGCCTCGCATTATGCTCTCTGTGTTCACGCTCAATTAGGGCCTGTGCCTGGTTTTGGATTCTGGTTAGAGATTCTGGTTAGGGTCCGCAGATCTGTTTACACGCCTTTTTCGGGGCGTGGCATCCGGGTGGGCACTTGTTTTCCCGCCAATCAATTTGCGACTTGTTTGCTCCCGGCTTCGTTCGGTTTCACCATCATTTTTGGCTGGGGCATGGATTGGCTTGTGGGCTTGGTTCTGGGCCGAGAGTCGCTTCGAATCGACTTCAGTCAATGGCTGCCTGAGGCAACCATCGCGCTCCCTTATTAAAtgagcaaatatttttgctgGCGTATTAGATAAATgctatgattatgattatggtCTGTTCAATGGCATAATAATATAGGGGAGATGGAGTGCCGAAAGCGAGCGGAATAATAAAGCAGATTAGATTGGCAATGTGGGAATAATATCCATTCTTGTTATATTTATCATTTGTTAAGTCCGAAGCACAATTATTTGGTCACTTATTTGCTTAAAGTGTTCTGTAAGTGTAAgattatttgaaaagtttatATTGTGCTATAACTtagacatttatttttaaaggtgtatttgtttattggtatgattggtttatttaaaactttttagcCCAACTAAATTCATTTCCAAGACCTTTTTATTCTTGCATTCGTGGTTTTGGATTGTCAGCAATAAGTATAATACAGACAGACTGATCGTAGCTGACtggcatttatttagttagaaattttgaaaaaaaaaaattataagactTAAAAATATGGAACCAATTAATGGGAAGGCACACATATCCTAAGAAGTACAAATTCAGTGTTTAGGGCATACACTAATACTACTTGAAATGCATATTGTCTCGTAATATATGTTTCACaatagacacaaaaaaacaggcattaagttttgtattaattaattaatgaattaattttattcttatttaaactacttttattattacaagCTTTAGTAAATCTATATTGTAAAGTTcctttgtttttcatttgatttcttCTTGAAACCAATGTATTGTTCGAAGTGccaaaaggtttaaaaaacgaaattacaCAACTGCATAATTCCAGTTTCTCAATTTCATTTCAACAGAATTTGTTAGCGGCAGTCACGCCGTTGGCCCTTCCGGACTCACTGCTTTATACATGTCAAATCGCATTTGAAATTTTCTAACAGCACTAAAACAATTTCGGAGTACGCACCCTTGGGCAGCTCCTGGATTCAGGACGGCGTACTCTGGATGCAGGACGACTACGTCATGTGGCCGAACAACCAGCAAAAGCTGGGTGGACTGGCGATTGGGTTGGATtcagttaaaaacaaaaaaaaaaaacgagacaGAGCCAGGAACAAGGCATGGACCAAATGGTGCCCAGGTTATGGTTCTGGATCTGGCTGCGTTGCGGCTGCTGTGGTTGCAGTTCATGTTGGAGGGCCCCGAAAAGCGGGGAGGATGATTCAGGCCTAGGCCGAACGGACCCAAAAATGTTCTGCAATATGCGTCGAGTTGGAAAATTCATCATAAATTCCATGCGACAACATGGGAACCAAACTTTTCATATGCTCCTCAAAACGCCGCACTGCACTGTCCACGTCCCATGTCCCAAGCAGCCATCCATCCATATCCAACCCATCCGAAACCCAACCCAATCCGTCCGTCCAACAGCTGCTggcgatttttatttatacatacgTACGTCAGGCAGACTGTTGCCGCATCTCGACACGCCGAAGTGTGTTAAATGCATATTTGCAGAGCTTAAATTCCATAACCAACGGAATGACGACAATCGGCAACATCTGGGatagtaaattttatatatatataacattaCACTCCTTGACTGCTGACGCTTTTAACCCGAATTTCGATTTGCATAAATGTCAGTTAGATAACACTCTAAAACAGAGCTGCCAATGCTTGTCTCTTTTTGGGACAGAtctgttcctttttttttttttgatagaGGTTTTTGTCCGAAAAGTTGTAAAACATCGTCTTGCTAAAAATCTGCTCATTCTgtcttttgattttgatttttagatGTTATATACATTCTAAAATTCATGAAATTAGCTTTTAAGCACATTTAATAACTCAGTATAAAAACAATGTAGTTAGACAAGTTTCGGCAGAAATTCTTCTAGATTTCTCATTTTTAACCATTTCATGATCTGACATTTTTTATCGACTTCAAGCTTAACAACTCCCACTCTGCAATTATAACTAGCTTCGCTGGGGGTTAAGGTTTAACGACTGCCGCGATGCCAAAGCGTTTTTATGATAATTTCAGCAACCCTTATGTTCCATCATTATGTCGCTTTATCCCTTTAAAGCCGGCAATTGCCGTCGTTCGTGTCGTCAATTGAAATTGCTTGGCATCAGTAGTGCAAGTTGCAAGCTGACATTATACGCTGACGGTCCCCATATTCATCACACACTCACCCCCGAAGAACGCACCAAAGTTTGTCAATCTGCCAGCAAATGACATGCATTGACGACGGCGCTGAGTCCTTGAAATGGGTGGTAGTGGTTGGGTGTGGCTGGCGAGGGGGTCTActtaaaagtatgcaacactcGGCGCGCTTTGAGCATCGTGATGCTCTGACGTGCCAATGTCACAATTATTTAGGCAAACCCCCTCGCACCACTCAACCCTATACCACGGCTTATGAGTCTTAAGAGTCTTCGAACAGAAAGTCCAAAAGGGCAGGAAGATTGCCTctgcactaaaaaaaataattacattcgCTTTTTACCGTTCGAATCTTGAGACATACCTATTTGAACCAGATATTTTTGAACCAAATCTTTAAATGTATTGGTCTGcaaaaaagtcttaaaaccaagataaataattcaagcattaaaataaattaaaacgattgccaggcatatTAAATAGAAACTATATTCAATAAATTCctatttaagtttaagtttaactttataaatactttaaaaatatatatattagcgtatttatttgatttttctaaATAACTTTGTAAGTAAAAactataacatt
This genomic window from Drosophila gunungcola strain Sukarami chromosome 3R, Dgunungcola_SK_2, whole genome shotgun sequence contains:
- the LOC128252189 gene encoding LOW QUALITY PROTEIN: metallothionein-3 (The sequence of the model RefSeq protein was modified relative to this genomic sequence to represent the inferred CDS: substituted 1 base at 1 genomic stop codon), whose product is MACKNCGANCKCTDTKXGDNCACNQDCKCVCKQGPKDQCCKSK